The Montipora capricornis isolate CH-2021 chromosome 1, ASM3666992v2, whole genome shotgun sequence genome contains a region encoding:
- the LOC138015875 gene encoding BAG family molecular chaperone regulator 1-like, producing MSTPTKASGQSLTDLPQPLKLLGVKKGSRIMLLGKKFDPLNEENMKAILAAERKGDDIEKRLTENLEELQGIEKGFLQPELVTQALDKLSRRLQGVSEDFMKTLESLDALLIDPNLQQARGKKKSLVQRIQLLLDRTDGTSARIESLKKNS from the exons ATGTCCACACCTACTAAGGCGTCTG GGCAGTCTTTAACAGACTTACCTCAGCCATTAAAATTGCTTGGAGTGAAGAAGGGCAGTAGGATAATGTTACTTGGCAAAAAG TTTGATCCATTAAATGAAGAAAACATGAAAGCAATTCTGGCAGCTGAAAGGAAAGGGGATGATATTGAGAAAAGACTCACGGAAAATCTAGAAGAACTCCAAGGAATAGAAAAG GGATTTCTTCAACCAGAGCTGGTAACGCAGGCACTAGATAAGCTATCAAGAAGACTACAAGGAGTTAGTGAGGACTTTATGAAAACTCTCGAGAGCCTGGACGCCTTG CTCATAGATCCCAATCTACAGCAAGCTAGagggaaaaagaaatcgttaGTTCAGCGGATTCAG CTTTTACTAGACAGGACTGATGGAACATCAGCTAGAATCGAATCCCTCAAGAAGAATTCTTAG